In Spirosoma pollinicola, the genomic window TTATTAAGTTGCTTGCAGTTAATAACCAATAACTTAATGACCAATAACCTAATAGCCAGGAACCACCACTTAACGCTATATGATTACTCAAACTTCCTCTTATCGACACATAAAAGATACCGTTTTTATTGTTGCTGGCGTACTCAGTGCCGGCATGGGTATTAAAGGTTTTTTGCTTTCAAGTCATTTTATTGATGGGGGCGTCACCGGGATTTCGATGCTGCTGGCCTCGCTCATAAGTATACCATTGCCTATCTGGCTGCTGGTTATCAACCTGCCATTTATTGGGTTGGGCTATCGACAATTTGGTCGACAGTTTGCCTTAAAAAGCACCCTTGCCATTACGGGCTTATCCATCAGTCTGGCTGTTATTCCTTACCCCGATGTGACGCCTGACCTTTTACTGACAGCCGTTTTTGGGGGATTCTTTATAGGCGCGGGCATTGGGCTTGCCATGCGGGGAGGGGCGGTACTGGACGGGACAGAAATAGCGGCCTTACTTATCAGTCGGAGTAGTCCGATTTTGAAAGTGAGTGACGTCATTTTAGTACTCAACGTGCTGATTTTTGGTGCTGCAGCCTTCTTTCTGGGAATAAATCCTGCACTTTATTCGATGATTACTTACTTCGCGGCTTCAAAAACAGTTGATTTCCTCATTCACGGTATTGAAGAATATACGGCTGTGCTGATTATTTCGAAGCAAAATGAGCTCATTCGGGAGCGAGTCATTGAACGTGGCTGGGGCATAACGATCCTGAAAAGCCAGGGAGGGTATGGTAAACATGGAAGTCACCTTGAGGTTGACAGT contains:
- a CDS encoding YitT family protein yields the protein MITQTSSYRHIKDTVFIVAGVLSAGMGIKGFLLSSHFIDGGVTGISMLLASLISIPLPIWLLVINLPFIGLGYRQFGRQFALKSTLAITGLSISLAVIPYPDVTPDLLLTAVFGGFFIGAGIGLAMRGGAVLDGTEIAALLISRSSPILKVSDVILVLNVLIFGAAAFFLGINPALYSMITYFAASKTVDFLIHGIEEYTAVLIISKQNELIRERVIERGWGITILKSQGGYGKHGSHLEVDSVLYTVVTRLEISRLRTMVLEVDPKAFIIQHSVDDVAGGKVKSLPMH